ACATCATCCAGACGGAGATCGTCCGCCCGGAGGTCGACGAGACGACCGCGCTCGGGTCGGCCTACGCCGCCGGTCTCGCGGTCGGCTACTGGGACTCCGTCGACGAACTGCGCGACAACTGGCAGGTCGACCGCGAGTTCTCGCCGGAGATGTCTGGCGAGGAGGCCGACCGGATGTACGGGCGCTGGGACGACGCCGTCGAGCGCTCGCTCGACTGGGCCCGGGAGGAGTGAGCGATGTTCGACACGCTCCTCCAGGTACCGCTCGTCGGCATGGAGTGGGAGCAGTTCGCGCTCCTCCTCATCACCGCGCTCGCCGGCGGCGCCTTCGGCGCGGCGCTCGGCGCGCTGCCGGCGTTCATCTTCACCGGCTTCGTCGTCTTCCTCGGCGAGGGGCTCGCGATCCTCGAACGGTCGATCGGCGGTGCGGTCCCGGCGGTCGGACCGGGCGAACTCGCGACCGGCGTGACCGGCGTCATCGGCTTCGGTGCCGTCACCGGCCCGCACATCGCCTTCGCGGGCGGCGTCGCCGCCTCCGCCTACGCGGGCAAGAAGTACCCCGAGATGGAGCCGGAGGGGTGGGACTACCACTTCGGGAAGAACATCCTCTATGCGTTCGGGACCAAGCCGGACATCCTCGCGGTCGGCGCCGTCTTCGGGCTCGTCGGCGCGGTCATCAACCAGTTCGCGGCGGCGCTGCTGGCCGTCGGGAACACGCCCGTGACCGACACCATCGCGCTGACCGTCGTCGCCAGCGCCTTCCTCGCCCGTATCGTCTTCGGCTACCCGATCGTCGGCCGCTCGGCCGGCGGGAGCCTGCTCGACATGTCCCCCTTCGAGCGCGAGGAACCCCGCGTCGCCACCGACGGCGGGGTCGCGAGCCAGGGGAGCGACCCCTCGCCGGACCCCCGGTCCGACGGCGGCGAGGTCCCCGAGGAACACGCCGGTCGGCTGGCCACCGAGCCGTGGCTGCCCCACCAGTACAAGTGGTCGGGCGTCACCGCCATCGGTCTCGTCGGCGGCATCCTCGGCGGCTACATCTGGATCCAGACGGGCAGCATCTTCATGGGCTACGCCATCTCGGCGATGAGCCTGCTGTTCCTGAACCTCGGCGTCGAGAAGATCCCGGTGACCCACCACATCACGCTCGTCGGCGCCGTCGGCGCGGTCGTCGTCGCCCCCGTCGCCGGCGGCGTCGTCGCCTTGCTCGCGGCCGGCGTCTTCGGCGCCGTCAGCGGCCTCCTGGGCGAGGTCACCCAGCGGATCTTCTACGCGCACTCGGGCACCCACGTCGACCCGCCCGCGATGGCGATCGCCCTCGCGATGCTCGCCGTCGGGGTCCTCGCGATCCTCGGCGTGTTACCGAACGCGGGGTACCTCTGAACCCGCCGCGCGACACGGCGGCGCCCGGCGCGGCGCCGCGCCGGTCCGACCCATCACGATTCATTTATATAGCGAGACGGAACTGATTCACAACCGACCCGCCCGGAGCTCACATGGACATCGACGCGCGCATCAAACGACGACAGCGCCGGACCGACGGCCGCCGCCTCGTCGAGGACTACGAGTCGCTCTCGCCGGTCGCCCACGTCGACGAGCCCTCGGACCGCGGGCCGACGCTCGAACGCCTGCTCGACCACCTCGACCCCGTCTTCGACGGGCAACTTCCGGGCAACGCCTACGTCTCCGGCCCGGCCGGCGCCGGGAAGTCGGCCGTCGTGACCGCCCTGTTCTCCCACCTCGACCGACTGTCGACCGAGACCCGCTCTATCATCCACACGAGCACGCGCGCGGCGACGCCGACCTCCCCCGCGTTCGCCTACCTCGACCTGCGCGAGACCACCAGCGAGTTCGCCTTCTACCACGCGGTCCTCGACGCGCTTGTCGAGGAGTCGGTCCCCGACCACGGCATCTCGACCGCAGAGCTACGCGAGCGGCTCCACGACCTGCTCGGCGGGTCGCGCACCGGCGTCGTCGTCGTCGTCGACCACGTCGGCGAGCCCGAGGGAACCGGCGACGAGGAGCTGGTGGAACTGTTCGCCGGCCTCCCGAGCAACGTGAGTTGGCTCGCCGTCGGCCGTCGCGACCCCGAGGACGTGCCGCTGACCGAGTACACCGCGACCGAGATCGCCGTCGACCGCTACCGCCGGGAGACGCTCGTCGACCTGCTGATGACCCGCGCCTCGCTCGGGCTGGCCCGCCAGGGCCTCGACCACGAACTCGCCCGCCGGATCGCCGAGTGGGCCGACGGCAACGCTCACGACGCGATGGCCGCGCTGTTCGTCGCCGCCGTTCGCGCCACCGAAGACGAGCGGGCCCGGCTCACCGAGGCGGACGTGACCGCCGCGGTCGAGGAGGTCCCCCGCGGGTCCGTCTCGCTCGGCCGCGTGCTCGCGCTCCCGGCGAACAAACAGCTCGTCCTCCGGGAACTGGTCGATCTGGATCCCGAGGACCGGGCCTCCGTCACCGCGACGACCGAGGCCATCGGCGCCACCCCTTCGGTCGACCTCTCGCCGGGGACCGTCAAGCGCTACCTCTACGAGATGGCCGAGGTCGGCGTCGTCGAGCGCGTCCAGTCGGAGGTCACCAACGAACAGGGCCGGCCGCCGAGCCGCGTCGAACTCCGCTTCCCGCCGACGGCGTTCCGCCGGCTGTACGACCTGCGGGAGTGACCGGCTCGAACGAGGAGCGCTACGCAACCGCTCGGACGCTCCTCGGCTATCGAATTACGCCCGGTACAGACCCAGGTACGAGTGTCAGGGGCGATGACTGTGTGCGCCCCCCGGCCGACGGGCCGCACGTATATGAACTACTTTTTATTCGCCGTTCTGAGTCCGAAGTATGGAACGGCGTGAATTCGTGACATCGGCCACTGCGGTCGGGGTCGGCGCCCTCTCTGGGTGTGGAGCGATAGGAATCGGGGGAGAGGACGAAGACCAAGCGGAGATCAAGCGCGTGAAAACCGAAGCGGAATCCCCGACCTGGGACGAATTGATGCGGCGTATCGACGAATGGGAGGGGAGATCGGTCCACTATCCGAACGTTCACGTTCAATCGATGAGAGAGGAGAACAACGGGTCGTACATACTTACCGTAGACCATCCCGACTACGGCACTCCCGGTACCGACTCACTGCATTGCGACTGGTTCGGAGACCGTGTCGACAGCGACTACATCGACATCTGGGGGACCGTGGAGGGGACACACACCTATTCCGTTGGAGACGAGAACACGGTCCCAGATGTCTCTCTGGTCGAGATACAACCGAGCTAGTGATATCTCCGAGCGCTGGCAGCTCTACGGTCCCGTTTCTCGTCGCCGACACCGGCCGAGAGAACCACTCGGCAGGCGACACGAACTGAACCGAGAGTTCCGCAGGACACGACTACGTCGAGCGGTCGCTGACGCGCTCGCCCGACGGAGATCAGTTCGAGCGAACGCGCGAGCGGTCGCCGGTGCCGCCGGTCATCGCGCTGGCGAGGGCGCCCTTGACGACCACGTCGTCGCCGAGCGTGGTGAGTTGCACGTCCGGGACGTTGCCGAAGACCACGTCGTCGAGTCGCTCGCGGAGCGGGTCGAGGACGCGGTCGGGGTTGTTGAGCGTGACGGCGCCGCCGACGTAGATGACCAGCGGCGCGTAGGCGTCGGTCATGTTCGCGACGGCGATGACGTTCCACTGGGTCACCTGGTCGAGGACGTACTCGGCGAACTCGTCGCCCTCCGCGGCGTGAGCGAACACGTCCGCGGAAGAGAAGTCGGCGCTCTCCATCGGCATCGACGTGTCGACGGGGTCCTCGTCGTGGAGCCGCTGGGCGTAGCGGAAGATGTTGTTGCCCGAGCAGTAGGCCTCCCAGTGACCGTCGACGCCGCAGCCGCAGGTCATGAAGCCGTTGGGGTCGACCGTCATGTGCCCGACCTCGCCGGCGTTGCCGTCCCAGCCGCCGATGACGCTGCCGTCGACGCAGACGCCGGCGCCGATGCCGCTGGAGATCGTGAGATAGATCATGTCGTCGGGGTTGCGGTCGGAGTAGAAGCGCTCGCCGATGACGCCGGCGGTGGTGTCGTTGTGCAGGTAGATGTCGTCGCTGTCGACGAGTTCGCCGACGGGGCCGGTGAGCGGGATCCGGTCGATCGTGTCGGGGAGGTTCGCGGGGTTGTCGATCGCCCCCTCCGCGAGGTCGAGCGGGCCGATAGAGCCGATGCCGACCGCGGCGATACGCGTCGGGTCGACGGCCGCCTCGTCGGCGGCGCCGCGGAGCGCGTCGAGGACCGCCTCCGTGACCGCGATGCCGTTCGGTCCCTGCGGCGTCCCCGTGCGTCGCGACGCGACGACCCGCCCCGTCTCGTCCCCCACGACGGCGCGGATGTTCGTCGCGCCGAGGTCGACCCCTGCGTAGGTGGCCATGGTACTCGATCGGTGTACCCTCCGCTACTTAACTGCACATATTCACCCGCCAGCGAGTACCTTCTTGGTCGGCGGACCGAAGCTCCCGCTACAGTGTTCCCCCGCTACAGGTCCCGTTCGGACGCGCGCTCGCGCGCGCGACTCTGGATCGCTTCGTCGTAGACGATGCCGCGCTCGGCGTCCAGCGTCACGACGGTCCCCGATTCGACCTCGCGGGGCAGCGACGCGTTGGAGATCATCGGCACTTCGAGCTCCCGGGCGACGATCGCCGCGTAACTGGTCATGCCGCCGTGGCGGTCGATCACCCCGCCGAGCTTCTCGACGTCGCCGGCGAACTCCCCGTCGAAGTCCTCCGGGACCGCGAGGATCGCGCCCTCCGGAACCCCGGTGAGGTCGCCGTCCGCCGTCCAGTGCAACTCGCCGGAGACCAGCCCCTCCACGACCGATCGACCGGACGCGATGGTCTCCGAGGCGACGTGGACCTTCAGCATGTTCGCCGTGTTCACGCCCTCCAACTCGGTCATCATCCCCGAGACGACGACCACGGTGTCGCCGCTGTCGGCCGCGCCGGTGTCCAGCGCCGACTGGACGGCGTCGTTGATGACCGCGTCGGCGCCGTCGGCGGTGTAGGGCGAACTCTGCGGGATGATCCCCCAGGATAGCGCGAGTCGGCGTCGGACCTCCTCGCTCGGCGTCGAGGCGACGATCGGGATCGACGGCCGGAACTTCGCGGCCTTCAGCGCCGTGTAGCCGGACTCGCTGGCCGCGACGATCGCCGCCGCGTCGATGTCCCGGGCGAGAAAGCGGGCCGAGCGGGCGAGCGCGTCGGTCTGGGTCTCGTCGGCGTTCGGCACGCGCTGCTCGCGGTTCTCCGCGTACTCCGGGGACTCCTCCACGTCGCGGACGATCCGGTTCATCGTCTCGACCACCCGGACGGGGTGGTCGCCGATGGCCGTCTCGCCCGAGAGCATCACCGCGTCGGTGCCGTCGAGAACCGCGTTGGCCACGTCCGACGCCTCCGCGCGGGTGGGCCTGCGCGCCGTTACCATCGAGTCGAGCATCTCCGTCGCGGTGATGACGGGCACGCCCTCCTCGTGGCACGTCCGGATGATCCGCTTTTGGATCATCGGCACGTCCTCCAGCGGGCACTCCACGCCGAGGTCGCCCCTGGCGACCATCACGCCGTAGGCCGCGTCGATGATCCCCTCCAGGTTCTCGACGGCGACCTCCCGTTCTATCTTCGCGATGATCGGGATGTCCGCGCCGAGTTCGTCCAGCGCGGCGCTGATCTCGTAGACGTCGTCGCCGTCGCGGACGAAACTCGCCGCGACGAAGTCGACATCCTTCTCCGCGGCCACCCGCAGTTCCTCCCGGTCCTGGTCGGTGATGACCGGCAACCCGAGTTCCACGCCGGGGACGTTGACCCCCTTGCGCGCCCCCAGGTCGCCGCCGTTCTCGACGGTCGCGGTCACGACCCCGTCGTCGACCGACTCGACGGTCGTCTCGATGCGCCCGTCGTCCAGCAGGACCACGTCGCCCGGGTCGACGGCGGAGATGTCGTGGGAGACGCCGATCTCCTCCGGCGTCGCCTCGTCGCCCTCGACGAACCTGACCGTCGACCCGCCTTCGAGCGTGATCTCCTCGCGGATCGGCGCCGTCCGGACCTCCGGGCCCGGCAGATCGAGCATCGCCGCGACCGGACGGTCGGTCCGGCGGTCGACCGTTCGGATACGGTCGACGAGTTCCCGCCTGTGTTCGGGCGTGCCGTGGCTCGCGTTCATCCGCGCGACCGACATGCCGGTCTCGGCGAGCGCCTCGATCGTCTCCTCGGACTCGCTGGCCGGCCCCAGCGTACACACTATCTTCGCGCTGCGCATCTCAGATCGATACCCCCGCGAGCGTGAGCGTTCGGTTCATGTGAACGGATTCCCGCGGCAGGGATAAAGGGTTTGTCTACCGTTCTTTACCGCTGGTCGTCGCCGCGGTCTTCCCCGGAGCCCACCGCGCTCGGCCGCTATCGTGGTAGTGGGTGCCACCCCAACCGAACGCTCGAACCCGCGGCGTCGGTCCCGCGCAGGCTCTCGGTCTGGGGCGTCGCGACGTGACCGCTCCGGCGGCGCGTCACGACCGCCAGTAGGCCCGCGTGAGCAGGACGAGCACGGGGAAGACCTCCAGACGGCCGATCCACATCAGGAACACCATCAGCAGTTTCGAGACGGCGGGGAATCCCCCGAAGTTCGCCATTGGGCCGACGGCGCCGACGCCCGGGCCGACGTTCCCGAGGGTAGCGGCGACTGCGCTGGTCGCTTCGAACGCCGACAGCGGCTCCGCCGTGTGGCCGATGACGACGACGAGGACGGCCGCGACGCCGAAGATGACGAGATACAGCAGCGTGAAGGCGTAGACGCCGCGGATGGTCCCCTCGTCGATGGCCTGGTCGCCGAGCCGAACGGGCTGGACGGCCTCGGGGTGGATCGTGGTGAACAGCTCTCGGAACAGCGACTTGACGATCACCACCCAGCGGATGACCTTGACCGACCCGCCGGTGCTGCCCGCCGAACCGCCGACGAACATGGCGAACAGGAGGACGTACTTGGCGTTCTCCCCCCAGAGATTGAAGTCCATGCTGGCGTAGCCCGTCGTGGTGACGATCGAGACGACCTGAAAGACCGCGTGGCGAACCGACGGTTCGAGGGCGCCCACGAGCGCGTCGTGGCCCGGACCGGTGAAGAGGAGCCCGGCGACCAGCGCCGAGAGCACGCCGATGATGCCCAGATAGGAGCCGAACTCCACGTCCCCGGCCACGGTCCGCAGGTCGCGGTTCCAGCAGTGCCAAAAGAGCGCGAAGTTCGTCCCCGCGGCGACCATGAACGGGACGACGAACCACTGGACGACGGCCGAGAAAGCCTCGATCGAGTGTGCCTCCGGGGAGAATCCGCCCGTCGGCATCGTCGTGAACCCGTGGGCGACGGCGTTGTACGGCGTCATCTCCGGGGCCATCCCCAGCCGGTGAAAGAGGTACAGCCCGAGGATCTCCAGGGCGGTCAGACCGATGTACAGTCCCCAGAGCGTGCGGGCGGTCTCGGCGATCCGCGGGGTGAGCTTCTCGATACCCGGGCCGGGCGCCTCGGCGTCCATCAGCTGGGCGCCGCCGACCGAGAGTTCGGGGAGGATGGCGATCGCGAGGACGACGATGCCCATGCCACCGAGCCACTGGGAGAGCTGGCGCCACATCATCAGTGCCCGGGAGTGACCCTCGAAGGAGATGGTGCCCATCACGGTCGACCCCGTGGTTGTGAACCCGCTCATCGACTCGAAGAAGGCGTTGACCGGCCACCGCAGCGTCGAGGCCGACCCGTAGGCGGTCAGCCACCCCTCGGCGAGATAGGGGACGGCGCCGACGAGGCTGACGAGCAGCCACGTGAGCGCGACCATCAGGAACCCTTCCCGGGCGCCCAGCGCTTCTCCGGGGTCGTCGTGGAGCCGTTCCAGCGAGTACCCGACCGCCAGCGCCAGGGGGACGGTCACGAGGAACGCCTCGATCCCCCGGCCGTAGTACAGCGCCAGCGCGACCGGGAACAGCATCGGTACCGTGAGCCACTTGACGACGCTGCCGGTGAGGCTGACGCTCGCCCGCCAGTCGACGCGGATTCCGGTACTCATCGCTGCCCGACAGGTCCCCCACGGGCGGTTCGACGGAGACCGATGCGGGGGCACGCCACCGGCTCACGGCGTGTGGCGCGCCGTATTCGCCCGGACACCCTCGAACCGACGCTTCGTTCCTGCATGGTTGGCTTCGTTCTCCGATCGCTCCCGTGCGACCGCCTAATTCAGTTTCGAACCGCGCCGGCCGGGCGCGGCCCTCCTGGTCAGTCGCGCCGGACCGTGAGCGTGTGCTCGCCGACCGCACCGCACTCCGGACACTCGTGCGTGTATTCGACCACGTTACCGTCCGTCTCGCTCCGCCAGTGGCCCTCCTCGTCCTCGAAGCCACACTCCGGACAGACCAGCTCCGTGTCGTCGTAGTACTCCGTGAGCTGTTCGAGCGCCGA
The window above is part of the Halosimplex rubrum genome. Proteins encoded here:
- a CDS encoding HVO_0649 family zinc finger protein produces the protein MRHHTTRSALEQLTEYYDDTELVCPECGFEDEEGHWRSETDGNVVEYTHECPECGAVGEHTLTVRRD
- a CDS encoding TrkH family potassium uptake protein codes for the protein MSTGIRVDWRASVSLTGSVVKWLTVPMLFPVALALYYGRGIEAFLVTVPLALAVGYSLERLHDDPGEALGAREGFLMVALTWLLVSLVGAVPYLAEGWLTAYGSASTLRWPVNAFFESMSGFTTTGSTVMGTISFEGHSRALMMWRQLSQWLGGMGIVVLAIAILPELSVGGAQLMDAEAPGPGIEKLTPRIAETARTLWGLYIGLTALEILGLYLFHRLGMAPEMTPYNAVAHGFTTMPTGGFSPEAHSIEAFSAVVQWFVVPFMVAAGTNFALFWHCWNRDLRTVAGDVEFGSYLGIIGVLSALVAGLLFTGPGHDALVGALEPSVRHAVFQVVSIVTTTGYASMDFNLWGENAKYVLLFAMFVGGSAGSTGGSVKVIRWVVIVKSLFRELFTTIHPEAVQPVRLGDQAIDEGTIRGVYAFTLLYLVIFGVAAVLVVVIGHTAEPLSAFEATSAVAATLGNVGPGVGAVGPMANFGGFPAVSKLLMVFLMWIGRLEVFPVLVLLTRAYWRS
- a CDS encoding ROK family protein, with protein sequence MATYAGVDLGATNIRAVVGDETGRVVASRRTGTPQGPNGIAVTEAVLDALRGAADEAAVDPTRIAAVGIGSIGPLDLAEGAIDNPANLPDTIDRIPLTGPVGELVDSDDIYLHNDTTAGVIGERFYSDRNPDDMIYLTISSGIGAGVCVDGSVIGGWDGNAGEVGHMTVDPNGFMTCGCGVDGHWEAYCSGNNIFRYAQRLHDEDPVDTSMPMESADFSSADVFAHAAEGDEFAEYVLDQVTQWNVIAVANMTDAYAPLVIYVGGAVTLNNPDRVLDPLRERLDDVVFGNVPDVQLTTLGDDVVVKGALASAMTGGTGDRSRVRSN
- the pyk gene encoding pyruvate kinase is translated as MRSAKIVCTLGPASESEETIEALAETGMSVARMNASHGTPEHRRELVDRIRTVDRRTDRPVAAMLDLPGPEVRTAPIREEITLEGGSTVRFVEGDEATPEEIGVSHDISAVDPGDVVLLDDGRIETTVESVDDGVVTATVENGGDLGARKGVNVPGVELGLPVITDQDREELRVAAEKDVDFVAASFVRDGDDVYEISAALDELGADIPIIAKIEREVAVENLEGIIDAAYGVMVARGDLGVECPLEDVPMIQKRIIRTCHEEGVPVITATEMLDSMVTARRPTRAEASDVANAVLDGTDAVMLSGETAIGDHPVRVVETMNRIVRDVEESPEYAENREQRVPNADETQTDALARSARFLARDIDAAAIVAASESGYTALKAAKFRPSIPIVASTPSEEVRRRLALSWGIIPQSSPYTADGADAVINDAVQSALDTGAADSGDTVVVVSGMMTELEGVNTANMLKVHVASETIASGRSVVEGLVSGELHWTADGDLTGVPEGAILAVPEDFDGEFAGDVEKLGGVIDRHGGMTSYAAIVARELEVPMISNASLPREVESGTVVTLDAERGIVYDEAIQSRARERASERDL
- a CDS encoding Cdc6/Cdc18 family protein is translated as MDIDARIKRRQRRTDGRRLVEDYESLSPVAHVDEPSDRGPTLERLLDHLDPVFDGQLPGNAYVSGPAGAGKSAVVTALFSHLDRLSTETRSIIHTSTRAATPTSPAFAYLDLRETTSEFAFYHAVLDALVEESVPDHGISTAELRERLHDLLGGSRTGVVVVVDHVGEPEGTGDEELVELFAGLPSNVSWLAVGRRDPEDVPLTEYTATEIAVDRYRRETLVDLLMTRASLGLARQGLDHELARRIAEWADGNAHDAMAALFVAAVRATEDERARLTEADVTAAVEEVPRGSVSLGRVLALPANKQLVLRELVDLDPEDRASVTATTEAIGATPSVDLSPGTVKRYLYEMAEVGVVERVQSEVTNEQGRPPSRVELRFPPTAFRRLYDLRE